From a region of the Phragmites australis chromosome 21, lpPhrAust1.1, whole genome shotgun sequence genome:
- the LOC133903812 gene encoding basic transcription factor 3-like isoform X2, giving the protein MNVEKLKKMAGAVRTGGKGSMRRKKKAVHKTTTTDDKRLQSTLKRIGVNTIPGIEEVNIFKDDVVIQFVNPKVQASIGANTWVVSGTPQTKKLQDLLPSIINQLGPDNLDNLRRLAEQFQKQAAGAEAGASAGAAQVDDDDVPELVPGETFEEAAEEKKGS; this is encoded by the exons ATGAATGttgaaaagctcaagaagatggcaGGTGCCGTGCGCACCGGGGGGAAGGGTAGCATGCGCAG AAAGAAGAAGGCAGTCCACAAGACTACAACCACAGATGACAAAAGGCTTCAGAGCACCCTGAAAAGAATAGGAGTGAACACCATTCCTGGTATTGAAGAGGTCAACATTTTCAAGGATGATGTTGTTATTCAGTTTGTGAATCCTAAAG TGCAAGCTTCAATTGGTGCTAATACATGGGTGGTCAGTGGAACTCCACAGACAAAGA AACTGCAAGATCTGCTGCCATCGATTATCAATCAACTTG GTCCTGACAACTTGGACAACCTGCGGAGGCTTGCAGAACAATTCCAGAAGCAGGCCGCTGGTGCTGAGGCTGGTGCCAGCGCAGGTGCTGCTCAGGTTGACGATGATGATGTTCCTGAGCTTGTGCCTGGAGAGACATTTGAAGAGGCCGCCGAAGAGAAAAAGGGGTCATGA
- the LOC133903812 gene encoding basic transcription factor 3-like isoform X1, producing MHVIAMNVEKLKKMAGAVRTGGKGSMRRKKKAVHKTTTTDDKRLQSTLKRIGVNTIPGIEEVNIFKDDVVIQFVNPKVQASIGANTWVVSGTPQTKKLQDLLPSIINQLGPDNLDNLRRLAEQFQKQAAGAEAGASAGAAQVDDDDVPELVPGETFEEAAEEKKGS from the exons ATGCATGTCATTGCG ATGAATGttgaaaagctcaagaagatggcaGGTGCCGTGCGCACCGGGGGGAAGGGTAGCATGCGCAG AAAGAAGAAGGCAGTCCACAAGACTACAACCACAGATGACAAAAGGCTTCAGAGCACCCTGAAAAGAATAGGAGTGAACACCATTCCTGGTATTGAAGAGGTCAACATTTTCAAGGATGATGTTGTTATTCAGTTTGTGAATCCTAAAG TGCAAGCTTCAATTGGTGCTAATACATGGGTGGTCAGTGGAACTCCACAGACAAAGA AACTGCAAGATCTGCTGCCATCGATTATCAATCAACTTG GTCCTGACAACTTGGACAACCTGCGGAGGCTTGCAGAACAATTCCAGAAGCAGGCCGCTGGTGCTGAGGCTGGTGCCAGCGCAGGTGCTGCTCAGGTTGACGATGATGATGTTCCTGAGCTTGTGCCTGGAGAGACATTTGAAGAGGCCGCCGAAGAGAAAAAGGGGTCATGA
- the LOC133903491 gene encoding cold-responsive protein kinase 1-like isoform X2, with protein sequence MHHRKVHLLLLPALALVVASAWFPLTVGNPQATLLNLGCSQYNATPAAAFLAALNSTFAHLRANLSAGGSGGFATAAEPRAAAPAFAMAQCRPYVSGSDCVACFDAAAARLRAACGAANGGRAILDGCMLRYESAAFFDQATLPGNTQICNGSAVPGGGFADAARALVGDLAAAVPRAPGLAAAAASGGVYAAAQCVETVGEGGCAQCLKVAVGNIDGCPPNSDGRAVDAGCFMRYSNKPFFPANATVDLAVYLRSGDILGATELQGPTSFYYHDLKAATNNFSEKSKLGEGGFGDVYKGLLKNGKTVAVKKLIVMETSRAKADFESEVKLISNVHHRNLVRLLGCSRKGSEFLLVYEYMANGSLDKFLFGERRGTLNWRQRFNIIVGMARGLAYLHQEFHVCIIHRDIKSSNVLLDDDFQPKIADFGLARLLPDDHSHLSTKFAGTLGYTAPEYAIHGQLSEKVDTYSFGVVVLEILSGRKSNDTRLEPETQYLLEWAWRLYESDNLIGLVDQSLDPEEYRPEEVKRIMEIALVCTQSAVAARPMMSEVVVLLLTRNDPELQPTRPTFIDATSRVRGETSTSSSSSASKATVSISQFSAR encoded by the exons ATGCACCACCGCAAGGTTCACCTCCTGCTCTTACCGGCTCTAGCACTGGTGGTTGCCTCCGCGTGGTTCCCACTCACCGTCGGCAACCCGCAAGCGACGCTGCTCAACCTGGGGTGCAGCCAGTACAACGCCACGCCCGCGGCCGCCTTCCTTGCCGCCCTCAACTCCACATTCGCCCACCTCCGCGCCAACCTCTCcgctggcggcagcggcggcttcGCTACTGCCGCGGAGCCGCGTGCCGCTGCTCCGGCGTTTGCGATGGCGCAGTGCCGCCCGTACGTCTCCGGCAGCGACTGTGTCGCCTGcttcgacgccgccgccgcgcgcctccGCGCCGCCTGCGGCGCCGCCAACGGTGGGCGCGCCATCCTCGACGGCTGCATGCTCCGCTACGAGAGCGCGGCCTTCTTCGACCAGGCCACGCTCCCGGGCAACACGCAGATCTGCAACGGCTCCGCCGTGCCCGGCGGCGGCTTCGCCGACGCGGCTCGGGCGCTGGTGGGCGACCTCGCGGCCGCCGTGCCTCGCGCCCCGGGgctcgccgcggcggccgcgagcGGCGGCGTCTACGCGGCGGCGCAGTGCGTGGAGACGGTCGGGGAGGGCGGCTGCGCACAGTGCCTGAAGGTGGCTGTGGGGAACATCGATGGGTGCCCGCCCAATTCCGACGGCCGTGCCGTGGACGCCGGATGCTTCATGAGATACTCCAACAAGCCGTTCTTCCCGGCGAACGCGACCGTGGACCTCGCCGTATACTTGCGCTCCG GAGATATACTTGGAGCTACAGAATTACAAGGCCCGACAAGTTTCTACTATCATGATCTTAAGGCTGCAACCAATAATTTCAGTGAGAAAAGTAAACTCGGAGAAGGAGGTTTTGGAGATGTATATAAG GGTTTGCTGAAAAATGGGAAAACAGTTGCAGTAAAAAAGTTGATAGTAATGGAAACTAGCAGGGCCAAAGCTGATTTTGAAAGTGAGGTGAAGCTGATCAGCAATGTTCATCATCGGAATCTTGTCCGGCTTCTTGGTTGTTCTCGCAAAGGCTCTGAATTCCTACTTGTTTATGAATACATGGCAAATGGTAGCCTGGACAAGTTCCTCTTCG GTGAGAGACGTGGAACCCTTAACTGGAGGCAGCGATTTAACATCATTGTTGGCATGGCTCGTGGTCTTGCATACCTTCATCAAGAGTTTCATGTCTGTATCATACACCGTGACATTAAATCTAGCAATGTTCTTCTTGATGATGACTTTCAGCCAAAGATTGCCGATTTTGGTTTGGCAAGGCTCCTACCTGATGATCATAGTCATCTGAGCACAAAATTTGCAGGAACATT GGGCTACACTGCTCCAGAATATGCAATCCATGGCCAACTATCAGAGAAGGTTGACACATACAGCTTTGGTGTGGTCGTTTTGGAAATACTAAGTGGTCGGAAGAGCAATGATACAAGGCTTGAGCCTGAAACACAATACCTACTTGAATGG GCCTGGAGGCTATATGAAAGTGACAACTTAATCGGCTTGGTGGACCAATCACTAGATCCAGAAGAATATAGGCCGGAAGAGGTAAAAAGAATCATGGAGATAGCCCTTGTCTGCACTCAATCAGCAGTTGCCGCAAGGCCAATGATGTCAGAGGTGGTTGTGTTGTTGTTGACAAGAAATGATCCAGAGCTCCAGCCCACAAGGCCCACTTTTATCGACGCAACAAGTAGAGTGCGAGGTGAGACATCCACCTCCAGTTCATCTTCTGCATCCAAGGCCACTGTATCAATTTCACAGTTTTCAGCCAGGTAA
- the LOC133903491 gene encoding cold-responsive protein kinase 1-like isoform X1, whose protein sequence is MHHRKVHLLLLPALALVVASAWFPLTVGNPQATLLNLGCSQYNATPAAAFLAALNSTFAHLRANLSAGGSGGFATAAEPRAAAPAFAMAQCRPYVSGSDCVACFDAAAARLRAACGAANGGRAILDGCMLRYESAAFFDQATLPGNTQICNGSAVPGGGFADAARALVGDLAAAVPRAPGLAAAAASGGVYAAAQCVETVGEGGCAQCLKVAVGNIDGCPPNSDGRAVDAGCFMRYSNKPFFPANATVDLAVYLRSGKSSRKGAIIGAILGGVAFLFLVGLLTFLLIWRFRKLKPRKGDILGATELQGPTSFYYHDLKAATNNFSEKSKLGEGGFGDVYKGLLKNGKTVAVKKLIVMETSRAKADFESEVKLISNVHHRNLVRLLGCSRKGSEFLLVYEYMANGSLDKFLFGERRGTLNWRQRFNIIVGMARGLAYLHQEFHVCIIHRDIKSSNVLLDDDFQPKIADFGLARLLPDDHSHLSTKFAGTLGYTAPEYAIHGQLSEKVDTYSFGVVVLEILSGRKSNDTRLEPETQYLLEWAWRLYESDNLIGLVDQSLDPEEYRPEEVKRIMEIALVCTQSAVAARPMMSEVVVLLLTRNDPELQPTRPTFIDATSRVRGETSTSSSSSASKATVSISQFSAR, encoded by the exons ATGCACCACCGCAAGGTTCACCTCCTGCTCTTACCGGCTCTAGCACTGGTGGTTGCCTCCGCGTGGTTCCCACTCACCGTCGGCAACCCGCAAGCGACGCTGCTCAACCTGGGGTGCAGCCAGTACAACGCCACGCCCGCGGCCGCCTTCCTTGCCGCCCTCAACTCCACATTCGCCCACCTCCGCGCCAACCTCTCcgctggcggcagcggcggcttcGCTACTGCCGCGGAGCCGCGTGCCGCTGCTCCGGCGTTTGCGATGGCGCAGTGCCGCCCGTACGTCTCCGGCAGCGACTGTGTCGCCTGcttcgacgccgccgccgcgcgcctccGCGCCGCCTGCGGCGCCGCCAACGGTGGGCGCGCCATCCTCGACGGCTGCATGCTCCGCTACGAGAGCGCGGCCTTCTTCGACCAGGCCACGCTCCCGGGCAACACGCAGATCTGCAACGGCTCCGCCGTGCCCGGCGGCGGCTTCGCCGACGCGGCTCGGGCGCTGGTGGGCGACCTCGCGGCCGCCGTGCCTCGCGCCCCGGGgctcgccgcggcggccgcgagcGGCGGCGTCTACGCGGCGGCGCAGTGCGTGGAGACGGTCGGGGAGGGCGGCTGCGCACAGTGCCTGAAGGTGGCTGTGGGGAACATCGATGGGTGCCCGCCCAATTCCGACGGCCGTGCCGTGGACGCCGGATGCTTCATGAGATACTCCAACAAGCCGTTCTTCCCGGCGAACGCGACCGTGGACCTCGCCGTATACTTGCGCTCCG GGAAATCAAGCCGCAAAGGAGCCATCATAGGAGCAATTTTGGGAGGTGTAGCCTTCCTGTTTCTTGTTGGACTTTTGACTTTCTTATTGATCTGGCGGTTTAGAAAGCTAAAGCCTCGAAAAG GAGATATACTTGGAGCTACAGAATTACAAGGCCCGACAAGTTTCTACTATCATGATCTTAAGGCTGCAACCAATAATTTCAGTGAGAAAAGTAAACTCGGAGAAGGAGGTTTTGGAGATGTATATAAG GGTTTGCTGAAAAATGGGAAAACAGTTGCAGTAAAAAAGTTGATAGTAATGGAAACTAGCAGGGCCAAAGCTGATTTTGAAAGTGAGGTGAAGCTGATCAGCAATGTTCATCATCGGAATCTTGTCCGGCTTCTTGGTTGTTCTCGCAAAGGCTCTGAATTCCTACTTGTTTATGAATACATGGCAAATGGTAGCCTGGACAAGTTCCTCTTCG GTGAGAGACGTGGAACCCTTAACTGGAGGCAGCGATTTAACATCATTGTTGGCATGGCTCGTGGTCTTGCATACCTTCATCAAGAGTTTCATGTCTGTATCATACACCGTGACATTAAATCTAGCAATGTTCTTCTTGATGATGACTTTCAGCCAAAGATTGCCGATTTTGGTTTGGCAAGGCTCCTACCTGATGATCATAGTCATCTGAGCACAAAATTTGCAGGAACATT GGGCTACACTGCTCCAGAATATGCAATCCATGGCCAACTATCAGAGAAGGTTGACACATACAGCTTTGGTGTGGTCGTTTTGGAAATACTAAGTGGTCGGAAGAGCAATGATACAAGGCTTGAGCCTGAAACACAATACCTACTTGAATGG GCCTGGAGGCTATATGAAAGTGACAACTTAATCGGCTTGGTGGACCAATCACTAGATCCAGAAGAATATAGGCCGGAAGAGGTAAAAAGAATCATGGAGATAGCCCTTGTCTGCACTCAATCAGCAGTTGCCGCAAGGCCAATGATGTCAGAGGTGGTTGTGTTGTTGTTGACAAGAAATGATCCAGAGCTCCAGCCCACAAGGCCCACTTTTATCGACGCAACAAGTAGAGTGCGAGGTGAGACATCCACCTCCAGTTCATCTTCTGCATCCAAGGCCACTGTATCAATTTCACAGTTTTCAGCCAGGTAA
- the LOC133903630 gene encoding uncharacterized protein LOC133903630 has protein sequence MAEACTVSHAENKRSLPAWMLKACSGNQVVKIEDQNKQALESAEQIGARDQTKPIKRKSERLLKNVDSEGAGEVGVLQRCESREKARRKSKDAVRDEVEETEIAASKNPRKVSAKAAPKNSRKRKLENVKSEASSPVAIDDEIELTMEDLVSIAEEYVNADKQKQNELETVKTARCKEHLPCPTISTEADTGGSVVNAQSMKGLMPCTTVTTNTRPSQHRGADNKGHQELMCSSSLETTGDVAQEMLNLFLGPLLSKPADYGNRSEYIESITANVNHLPEKKDLHNEVPRQGEAVTKKKSSLKDKLALLF, from the exons ATGGCTGAAGCATGTACTGTTTCGCATGCTGAGAATAAACGCAGTCTCCCGGCATGGATGCTGAAAGCATGCTCAGGTAATCAAGTGGTAAAGATTGAAGATCAGAATAAGCAGGCATTGGAATCTGCTGAACAAATAGGGGCTCGGGATCAGACCAAGCCCATCAAAAGGAAGAGTGAAAGGCTGTTAAAAAATGTGGATTCAGAGGGTGCTGGTGAAGTGGGAGTCTTGCAGCGATGCGAGAGTAGAGAAAAGGCCAGGAGAAAGAGCAAGGATGCTGTCAGAGATGAAGTTGAAGAAACTGAGATAGCAGCTAGCAAGAATCCAAGAAAAGTGAGTGCAAAAGCTGCTCCAAAGAATAGCAGGAAACGGAAGCTGGAGAATGTTAAATCAGAAGCATCATCACCAGTAGCAATTGATGATGAGATTGAGCTTACCATGGAGGATCTTGTGAGCATAGCTGAAGAG TATGTAAATGCTGATAAACAGAAGCAAAATGAACTAGAAACTGTGAAGACTGCCAGATGCAAGGAGCATCTTCCGTGTCCAACAATTTCCACTGAGGCAGATACAGGAGGATCAGTGGTAAATGCTCAATCAATGAAGGGATTGATGCCTTGCACAACAGTCACAACAAATACAAGACCAAGCCAGCATAGAGGAGCCGATAACAAGGGCCATCAAGAactgatgtgttcgtcaagtcttGAAACGACAGGTGATGTTGCTCAGGAGATGCTTAACCTGTTTCTCGGTCCTCTGTTGAGTAAACCTGCAGACTATGGAAATAGATCCGAGTATATAGAATCAATAACCGCAAATGTAAATCATTTGCCAGAGAAGAAAGACTTGCACAACGAAGTACCAAGGCAGGGGGAAGCTGTGACAAAAAAGAAGAGCAGCTTGAAAGATAAATTGGCCTTGTTGTTTTGA